One part of the Cherax quadricarinatus isolate ZL_2023a chromosome 13, ASM3850222v1, whole genome shotgun sequence genome encodes these proteins:
- the LOC128688575 gene encoding uncharacterized protein isoform X2 yields MSGYRQQPPAPAAPSAPHQSYPPQQPYPQQPYPPQQPCPQQLYPQQPCPQQLCPQQPRREGRLGLRLGLAVVGPPRLSLGLAVVRRWRRRKHEHDTHHHDHHHHHHYHHHEDHDRHHTW; encoded by the exons GTTACAGGCAACAGCCTCCTGCTCCTGCAGCGCCGTCTGCACCACACCAGTCGTATCCACCACAGCAACCATATCCACAGCAACCATATCCACCCCAACAACCGTGTCCCCAACAACTGTATCCCCAACAACCGTGTCCTCAACAACTGTGTCCCCAGCAACCG CGTCGTGAAGGTAGGCTGGGGCTGAGACTAGGCCTGGCAGTTGTAGGCCCACCGAGGTTGTCCCTAGGCCTGGCAGTCGTGCGTCGATGGCGTCGCCGTAAGCATGAACACGACacacaccaccacgaccaccatcaccaccaccactaccaccaccacgaggaTCATGACCGCCATCACACGTGGTAG
- the LOC128688575 gene encoding uncharacterized protein isoform X1, translating to MSGYRQQPPAPAAPSAPHQSYPPQQPYPQQPYPPQQPCPQQLYPQQPCPQQLCPQQPQRREGRLGLRLGLAVVGPPRLSLGLAVVRRWRRRKHEHDTHHHDHHHHHHYHHHEDHDRHHTW from the exons GTTACAGGCAACAGCCTCCTGCTCCTGCAGCGCCGTCTGCACCACACCAGTCGTATCCACCACAGCAACCATATCCACAGCAACCATATCCACCCCAACAACCGTGTCCCCAACAACTGTATCCCCAACAACCGTGTCCTCAACAACTGTGTCCCCAGCAACCG CAGCGTCGTGAAGGTAGGCTGGGGCTGAGACTAGGCCTGGCAGTTGTAGGCCCACCGAGGTTGTCCCTAGGCCTGGCAGTCGTGCGTCGATGGCGTCGCCGTAAGCATGAACACGACacacaccaccacgaccaccatcaccaccaccactaccaccaccacgaggaTCATGACCGCCATCACACGTGGTAG